One region of Epilithonimonas zeae genomic DNA includes:
- a CDS encoding GNAT family N-acetyltransferase, producing the protein MQYSIKKSEDLSDQEIDLILKSWKIEDWLELDSSSFKMKFEKSEFHLLEIDERIVSLARINFDFKFEIQKNLYCFAELVGLVSLEKAKGYGSLLLNKMVTNLKEREIETIGFCKLELRPFYERNDIQILYGKGIFITEFDNNKWIDSDDDDILIINTSEENINILRSLNEQNKAILI; encoded by the coding sequence ATGCAGTATTCTATTAAAAAATCAGAAGATTTATCTGACCAAGAAATTGATTTAATTTTGAAATCTTGGAAAATAGAAGATTGGTTGGAGCTGGATTCTTCGAGTTTCAAAATGAAATTTGAAAAATCTGAATTTCATCTTTTAGAAATTGATGAAAGAATAGTTTCGCTGGCAAGAATCAATTTTGATTTTAAATTTGAAATACAAAAGAATCTATATTGTTTTGCTGAACTTGTAGGATTGGTTTCTTTAGAAAAAGCGAAAGGATATGGTAGCTTATTGCTTAATAAAATGGTAACAAATCTAAAAGAGAGAGAAATTGAAACCATAGGATTTTGTAAATTGGAATTAAGACCATTTTATGAAAGGAATGACATCCAAATCCTTTATGGAAAGGGAATTTTCATAACAGAATTTGATAATAATAAATGGATAGATTCCGATGACGATGATATTTTAATCATCAATACTTCCGAAGAAAACATCAATATATTACGAAGTCTGAATGAACAGAATAAAGCAATTTTAATATAA
- the trpB gene encoding tryptophan synthase subunit beta: MNFQNPDKNGYYGDFGGAFIPEMLYPNVAELQEKYIQIIESEEFQDEFQDLLKNYVGRATPLYFAKNLSEKHQTQIYLKREDLNHTGAHKINNALGQALLAKKLGKHRIIAETGAGQHGVATATACALLGLECIVYMGEVDIQRQAPNVARMKMLGATVIPATSGSKTLKDAVNEALRDWINNPSTTHYIIGSVVGPHPFPDLVARFQSIISKEIKGQLNEKIGRENPDYVIACVGGGSNAAGTFYHFVNEENVKIIAAEAGGLGVDSGKSAATTFLGTLGILHGSQSLVMQTEDGQVIEPHSISAGLDYPGIGPMHANLFNQKRAEFFSINDDEALKSAFELTKIEGIIPALESAHALAVLDKKKFEKEDVVVICLSGRGDKDMETYLKHL; this comes from the coding sequence ATGAACTTTCAAAACCCAGATAAAAACGGTTATTACGGCGATTTTGGCGGAGCTTTCATCCCCGAAATGCTTTACCCAAACGTTGCCGAATTACAGGAAAAATATATCCAAATCATCGAATCGGAAGAGTTCCAAGATGAATTTCAGGATTTGCTGAAGAACTATGTTGGCCGCGCTACTCCACTCTATTTCGCAAAAAATCTGAGCGAAAAACACCAGACTCAAATCTATCTAAAAAGAGAAGATCTGAATCACACAGGAGCGCACAAAATCAACAATGCGTTGGGACAAGCTTTATTAGCCAAAAAACTCGGAAAACATAGAATCATTGCAGAAACCGGAGCCGGACAACACGGTGTTGCAACCGCTACAGCTTGTGCTTTACTCGGTTTGGAATGTATTGTTTATATGGGCGAAGTCGATATCCAAAGACAAGCGCCGAACGTTGCCAGAATGAAAATGTTGGGCGCAACAGTAATTCCTGCAACTTCGGGCTCCAAAACTTTGAAAGATGCTGTGAATGAAGCTTTGAGAGATTGGATTAATAATCCTTCCACTACACATTACATTATCGGAAGTGTAGTTGGCCCACATCCGTTTCCTGATTTGGTAGCGAGATTTCAAAGTATCATTTCAAAAGAAATCAAAGGGCAACTGAATGAAAAAATCGGTAGAGAAAATCCGGATTATGTGATTGCCTGCGTTGGAGGCGGGAGTAATGCAGCAGGAACTTTCTATCATTTCGTGAACGAGGAAAATGTGAAAATCATTGCAGCGGAAGCTGGTGGTTTAGGCGTTGATTCAGGGAAATCAGCTGCGACTACTTTTCTTGGAACATTAGGAATTTTGCACGGAAGTCAAAGCCTTGTGATGCAGACTGAGGACGGACAGGTTATTGAACCACACTCGATTTCTGCAGGTTTGGATTATCCGGGAATTGGGCCGATGCACGCTAACCTTTTTAATCAAAAAAGAGCAGAATTTTTCAGCATTAATGATGATGAAGCTTTGAAATCTGCTTTTGAGCTGACAAAAATCGAAGGTATTATTCCCGCTTTGGAGAGTGCGCACGCTTTGGCTGTTTTGGACAAAAAGAAATTTGAAAAAGAAGATGTGGTCGTGATTTGTTTGAGTGGGCGTGGCGATAAGGATATGGAAACGTATTTGAAACATCTTTAA
- the trpA gene encoding tryptophan synthase subunit alpha, whose protein sequence is MKKLNIYFTAGVPKLEDTGKIAKLIQESGADMMEIGIPYSDPVADGPVIQEAHSLALKNGMSIKKLFEQLAEIKDSVTIPKILMGYLNPVLQFGFDNFCQKCAEVGVSGLIIPDLPPIEFENKYGEILKKHNLNFTFLVTPETSEKRIKYLDSLSSGFLYAVSSSSTTGNDNAVLKNENYLDRLASLNLTNPVFIGFGIKNKSDFENVTEKAQGGIIGTAFVKILLENQDWESKAESFIQSVKN, encoded by the coding sequence ATGAAAAAACTAAACATATACTTTACAGCAGGCGTTCCAAAGTTGGAAGACACCGGAAAAATCGCTAAACTGATTCAGGAATCGGGAGCAGATATGATGGAAATCGGGATTCCTTATTCTGATCCTGTTGCAGACGGACCTGTGATTCAGGAGGCGCATTCTCTGGCTTTGAAAAACGGAATGTCTATCAAAAAACTATTCGAGCAATTAGCCGAAATCAAAGATTCGGTTACAATTCCTAAAATATTAATGGGTTATCTTAATCCTGTTCTTCAGTTTGGGTTTGACAACTTTTGTCAGAAATGTGCAGAAGTTGGTGTTTCAGGATTAATCATCCCGGATTTGCCACCCATTGAATTTGAAAATAAATATGGCGAAATCCTCAAAAAACACAATTTGAATTTCACTTTCCTGGTAACGCCCGAAACTTCGGAAAAACGCATCAAATATCTGGATTCTTTGAGTTCCGGATTCCTATATGCTGTTTCCAGCTCATCGACAACCGGAAACGACAATGCTGTTCTCAAGAACGAAAATTACCTTGACAGACTGGCTTCATTAAACTTGACCAATCCAGTTTTCATCGGTTTTGGAATCAAAAATAAATCTGATTTTGAGAATGTAACAGAAAAAGCACAAGGCGGCATTATCGGAACAGCTTTTGTGAAAATTCTTCTGGAAAATCAAGATTGGGAATCTAAAGCAGAAAGCTTTATCCAAAGTGTAAAGAATTAA
- a CDS encoding SDR family oxidoreductase gives MKVFVTGASGFVGSAVVKELLVNGHQVVGLARSEESAKSIREAGAEVLMGDLESLDILQKGAREADGVIHTAFIHDFSDYQTNALKDQKAIEAMGEVLKGTDKSIVVTGGTLGLPLIDGKITEDSKAPAESIRFSEKAFADLSQSGVRASIVRLSPSVYGNSESGFKGGFGVMLAELAKAKGLAAYIGEGNNVWPAVHRVDAAKLFRLALEKGETGARYNAVSNDKPLSMKEFAELIGEKLNIPVKSLSIEEAPEYFTWMTYFVQENCPATNLQTREKLGWNPSEKSFVEELNQYFF, from the coding sequence ATGAAAGTATTTGTAACGGGAGCTTCAGGATTTGTAGGCTCAGCAGTAGTAAAAGAATTATTAGTAAATGGCCATCAGGTAGTTGGATTGGCGCGTTCGGAAGAATCTGCAAAATCCATCAGAGAAGCTGGAGCAGAAGTTTTGATGGGAGATTTGGAAAGTCTTGATATTTTACAAAAAGGAGCAAGAGAGGCAGATGGCGTTATTCATACAGCTTTTATCCACGATTTTTCTGATTACCAGACTAATGCGCTCAAAGACCAGAAAGCCATTGAAGCAATGGGCGAAGTATTGAAAGGAACCGATAAATCCATTGTGGTGACAGGTGGAACTTTAGGACTTCCACTTATCGACGGGAAAATCACAGAGGACAGTAAGGCACCGGCAGAATCAATCAGATTCTCTGAAAAAGCTTTCGCAGATTTATCACAATCCGGTGTTAGGGCATCTATTGTTCGTCTTTCTCCCAGTGTTTACGGTAATTCCGAATCGGGTTTCAAAGGAGGTTTCGGAGTGATGTTGGCAGAACTCGCGAAGGCTAAGGGATTAGCGGCTTACATCGGAGAGGGAAATAATGTCTGGCCTGCTGTTCATCGTGTTGATGCTGCAAAATTATTTCGTTTGGCACTTGAAAAAGGAGAAACTGGAGCGAGATATAATGCCGTTAGTAATGATAAACCATTATCAATGAAAGAATTTGCAGAACTGATAGGTGAAAAACTAAATATTCCTGTAAAATCTTTGTCTATAGAAGAAGCACCGGAATATTTTACCTGGATGACGTACTTTGTGCAGGAAAATTGTCCGGCAACAAATTTACAGACTCGGGAAAAATTAGGATGGAATCCTTCTGAAAAAAGTTTTGTTGAAGAACTGAATCAATATTTCTTCTAA
- a CDS encoding Crp/Fnr family transcriptional regulator: MSEILKNYFQKVLPDFTEEKFNFILYKSQLIKLQRKETVCKQGEVCNLKIFVAKGLLRNYSVSEDGNEHILQFVNEMSWTTDPESFYNNSPSKLTIEAMESSEIFAFNLEDFAELREQIPELNIFVENILTRKSMEIHKRLLMNISSSPEEKYLDFINTYPDIFNRVPLHMVASYLGLSRETLSRVRRNILKTVL, translated from the coding sequence ATGTCCGAGATTTTAAAAAATTACTTTCAGAAAGTACTTCCCGATTTCACAGAAGAAAAGTTCAATTTCATTTTATATAAAAGTCAATTGATAAAGCTCCAGCGTAAAGAAACTGTGTGCAAACAAGGCGAAGTCTGTAATCTGAAAATCTTTGTTGCCAAAGGGCTTTTGCGTAATTATTCTGTCTCCGAAGATGGCAATGAACATATTCTCCAGTTCGTGAACGAAATGTCCTGGACGACAGATCCGGAAAGCTTTTATAACAATTCGCCTTCAAAACTGACGATTGAAGCAATGGAATCTTCGGAAATCTTTGCTTTTAATCTTGAAGATTTTGCTGAACTGAGAGAACAAATCCCTGAACTTAATATTTTTGTAGAAAATATCCTGACAAGAAAATCAATGGAAATCCACAAACGGCTTTTGATGAACATTAGTAGTAGTCCGGAAGAGAAATACCTTGATTTTATCAATACTTACCCTGATATTTTCAATAGAGTTCCTTTGCATATGGTGGCTTCTTATCTGGGACTTTCCAGAGAAACTTTGTCTCGTGTCCGAAGGAATATTTTAAAAACTGTTTTGTAA
- a CDS encoding phage holin family protein — protein MNFIIRLLITAISAFLLSKILTGIHFDTFGSTIIFAIVLGILNVFVKPILSILSLPITIITLGLFSFVINALMILLTDYFMDSMQVDGFLWALLFSILLSLVTSAFSTIFESND, from the coding sequence ATGAACTTTATTATCCGTTTGCTGATAACCGCCATTTCAGCATTTTTACTCAGCAAAATCCTTACAGGTATACATTTCGACACCTTTGGTTCTACTATTATTTTCGCTATTGTTTTGGGAATCCTGAATGTATTCGTTAAACCGATTCTATCGATCCTGTCATTGCCTATTACGATTATAACATTAGGGTTGTTTTCTTTTGTTATCAATGCATTGATGATACTTTTAACCGATTATTTTATGGATAGTATGCAGGTGGATGGTTTCCTTTGGGCGCTGCTCTTCAGTATTCTTTTGTCATTGGTTACATCAGCTTTCTCAACAATTTTCGAAAGCAACGATTAA
- a CDS encoding ClpXP adapter SpxH family protein, which produces MNEQTKSNPLLCDAETGVCGLPENEKNDNISIDNKEKSIKVIYFTDPICSSCWGIEPQLRKMKLEYGKEIDLEYHMGGLLPDWSYNSGGISKPSDVAHHWDEVSVYYDMPINGDVWLEDPLDSSYPPSMAFKAAQLQSNEKAILFMRELRELVFLKKKNITKWENIALAAKKANLDVNQMKSDYEGKAKTLFDNDLKLARELGVRGFPTLFFVNPKGETQTVYGTKPYPFYETAILTANPKATKTEFEKDWQSLFKKYNSLTAKEFAELSGKNRKESERILDELSSQKKLEKLTTKNGSIWILIN; this is translated from the coding sequence ATGAACGAACAAACAAAAAGCAATCCATTACTTTGCGACGCAGAAACTGGCGTTTGTGGACTTCCTGAGAATGAGAAGAATGATAATATCTCTATCGATAACAAAGAAAAATCTATTAAAGTCATCTATTTTACAGATCCAATCTGCTCTTCCTGCTGGGGAATAGAACCGCAGTTGAGAAAAATGAAGTTGGAATACGGTAAAGAAATCGATTTAGAATATCATATGGGTGGACTTTTACCGGATTGGAGCTACAATAGCGGTGGAATCAGCAAACCTTCTGATGTTGCACATCATTGGGATGAAGTAAGCGTTTATTACGATATGCCTATTAATGGTGATGTGTGGTTAGAAGACCCATTGGATTCTTCTTATCCACCTTCGATGGCCTTCAAGGCAGCGCAATTGCAGAGTAATGAAAAAGCGATTCTGTTTATGCGAGAATTGAGAGAATTGGTCTTTTTGAAAAAGAAAAATATCACCAAATGGGAAAATATCGCTTTGGCTGCAAAGAAAGCTAATCTGGATGTGAATCAAATGAAGTCGGATTACGAAGGAAAAGCTAAAACACTTTTTGATAATGATCTGAAGCTAGCGAGAGAACTTGGTGTTCGTGGATTTCCAACTTTGTTCTTCGTAAATCCAAAAGGCGAAACTCAAACTGTTTACGGAACCAAACCCTATCCTTTCTACGAAACAGCAATTCTTACCGCCAACCCAAAAGCAACAAAAACTGAGTTTGAGAAAGATTGGCAATCGCTATTCAAGAAATATAATTCTCTTACAGCAAAAGAATTTGCTGAATTATCGGGCAAAAACAGAAAAGAAAGTGAAAGAATCTTGGACGAATTGTCTTCTCAGAAAAAACTTGAAAAGCTTACGACCAAAAATGGTTCAATCTGGATTTTGATTAATTAG
- a CDS encoding winged helix-turn-helix transcriptional regulator — protein MKKQLVVNNTSICKNRITAIKDTMELLSGKWKFHIVGTLLQSDKLRFMDLLREVEGIGTKMLSKELQDLEMNHLISRTVINTKPVTVEYQITEFGKTLSPIIDEIANFGMNYRASLYGKTK, from the coding sequence ATGAAAAAACAACTTGTAGTCAACAATACCTCGATTTGCAAAAACCGAATCACAGCCATCAAAGACACAATGGAACTACTCTCCGGAAAATGGAAATTCCATATCGTAGGAACCTTGCTCCAAAGTGATAAATTAAGATTTATGGACCTTTTGCGGGAAGTTGAAGGCATCGGAACCAAAATGCTCTCCAAAGAACTGCAAGACCTGGAAATGAACCATCTCATCAGCCGAACCGTAATTAACACAAAACCCGTAACAGTAGAATATCAAATCACAGAATTCGGGAAAACACTCTCCCCAATCATAGACGAAATTGCCAATTTTGGGATGAACTACCGTGCTTCTCTGTACGGCAAAACCAAATAG
- a CDS encoding peptide deformylase, translating into MRNFTFFLLLLIGFHGFSQKFSNEEKALILAGDVKTALPIYQTDNEEQHKVLLAQSEEISPKDKTLPILIERMRLALAGTGGGVGIAAPQVGINRRVVLVQRFDKTGLPVEYFINPTIIWRSELLNKGPEGDLSIENFRDAFYRSYIIRLEYYDLENKKHDEMVEGFTAVIFQHEIDHLSGILIPDKLEKEKNESYKKLEFFKKSGSTSR; encoded by the coding sequence ATGCGGAATTTTACTTTTTTTTTATTACTACTGATAGGCTTTCACGGGTTTTCTCAAAAATTTTCTAATGAAGAAAAAGCGCTCATCCTGGCAGGCGATGTGAAGACGGCACTGCCAATCTACCAAACGGATAACGAAGAGCAACATAAGGTTCTGCTGGCGCAATCAGAAGAGATTTCTCCAAAAGATAAAACATTGCCGATCTTGATTGAAAGAATGAGGTTGGCTTTGGCTGGAACTGGCGGTGGTGTAGGGATTGCTGCGCCTCAGGTTGGGATTAACAGAAGAGTGGTTTTGGTTCAACGTTTTGATAAAACAGGACTTCCAGTAGAATATTTTATCAATCCAACAATCATTTGGCGTTCGGAACTATTAAATAAAGGACCAGAAGGTGACCTTTCTATAGAGAATTTTCGTGATGCTTTTTACCGAAGTTACATCATCCGTCTGGAGTATTATGACCTAGAAAACAAGAAGCACGACGAGATGGTAGAAGGTTTTACCGCAGTGATTTTCCAGCACGAGATAGACCATCTTTCGGGAATTTTGATTCCGGATAAATTGGAGAAAGAAAAGAATGAATCTTATAAAAAACTGGAATTTTTCAAGAAAAGCGGTTCTACGTCAAGATAG
- a CDS encoding efflux RND transporter permease subunit yields MNKFIKNIIAFSLKNKAFTFIWVAILAVSGFISFKNMPIEAFPDVTNTQIVIITQWNGRSAEEVERFVTTPIELAMSPVQKKTSVRSTTMFGLSIVKILFEDGVDDIFARNMVNNQLRTVSLPEGIDPEVQPPYGPTGEIFRYTLESKDRDSRDLLTLQTWVVDRALRSVPGVADINVFGGQDKVFELSIDPRKLDKYNLTPSEVLDAVTNSNLNVGGDVIEKSGQAYVVRGIGLVKSISDIENITVHSDGGNPILVKNVADVHEGSLPRVGQASLDNEKDTVEGIVVMRKGENAQEVLLAVKAKIDELNNKILPKDVKMKTFYDRQNLMDFTTKTVMHNLLEGIILVTVIVLIFMADWRTTLIVSIIIPLSLLFAFFCLRMAGMSANLLSLGAVDFGIIIDGAVVMVEGLFVMLDHKAHKYGMERFNKMAKAGWIKQTGTGLGKAIFFSKLIIITSLLPIFSFQKVEGKMFSPLAFTLGFALLGALIFTLTLVPVMSHLLLKKNVREKNNPFVNFWDRSVMKGFKFTFRNKKISLLVSTVILAITLFSAKFLGTEFLPQLNEGSLWITAEMPMSSSLKESLKTADVLKKDIMSFSEVTGVLAQTGRSNDGTDPNGFGFVQFAVSLKPRDEWKRKITYDELVEEIDKKLKNYQGITFNYSQPISDNVAEAVAGFKAENGIKIYGDNLHTLDRLAEEVLASIKNVEGVKEPGIIKNIGQPEISVVLDRNKMAAYGVLPADAQAVLEMAFGGKTASEMFDGERKFPIRLRYAEDYRKNEEDIASLMVPTQDGAKIPLKEISTIEKENGAAFIYRDDIKRYIGVKFSIRDRDLGGTIADAQKKVAKIKLPDGYSIGWTGQFENQQRATKRLAQVVPISILGIFFLLFILFGNMKDSLLVLANVPFALIGAIIALHLTHMNFGISAGVGMIALIGICIQNGVILISEFHQNVKNGLSLDTSIMEGVKVRTRPVVMTALMASIGLLPAALSTGIGSESQKPLAIVIIGGLITATVLTLLIFPIIFWIFNRRKNEVIS; encoded by the coding sequence ATGAACAAATTCATCAAAAATATCATAGCATTCTCACTCAAGAACAAAGCTTTCACCTTCATTTGGGTGGCGATTTTGGCGGTCTCGGGATTCATCAGTTTCAAGAATATGCCGATTGAAGCATTTCCTGATGTTACCAATACCCAAATCGTCATCATCACCCAATGGAACGGACGAAGCGCCGAAGAAGTAGAACGTTTCGTTACCACACCAATAGAGTTGGCAATGAGTCCGGTTCAGAAAAAGACCAGCGTCCGAAGTACCACAATGTTTGGACTTTCCATTGTCAAAATTTTATTCGAGGACGGTGTGGATGACATCTTCGCCCGAAATATGGTTAACAATCAGCTGAGAACAGTGAGTTTACCGGAAGGCATTGACCCCGAAGTCCAGCCGCCTTACGGACCAACCGGAGAGATTTTCCGATATACACTCGAAAGTAAAGACAGAGATTCACGAGACCTTTTAACATTACAGACTTGGGTAGTTGACAGAGCACTTCGGAGTGTTCCAGGCGTTGCTGATATCAACGTTTTCGGAGGTCAGGATAAAGTTTTTGAGCTGAGTATCGACCCAAGAAAATTAGACAAATACAATCTTACACCTTCCGAAGTTCTGGATGCCGTAACCAACAGTAACCTGAATGTCGGTGGCGACGTTATAGAGAAAAGCGGCCAGGCTTATGTAGTTCGAGGAATAGGTTTGGTAAAATCGATTTCAGATATAGAAAATATTACGGTTCACAGTGATGGCGGAAACCCGATTCTGGTTAAGAATGTAGCCGATGTTCACGAAGGTTCTTTACCAAGAGTTGGTCAGGCTTCGTTGGATAATGAAAAAGACACGGTTGAAGGAATCGTGGTAATGCGAAAAGGTGAGAATGCACAGGAAGTTCTGCTTGCGGTAAAAGCCAAAATCGATGAATTGAACAACAAAATTCTTCCGAAAGATGTGAAGATGAAAACTTTCTACGACCGCCAAAATCTAATGGATTTTACCACCAAAACGGTAATGCATAACCTGTTGGAAGGAATCATTCTAGTAACGGTTATTGTTCTGATTTTTATGGCAGACTGGCGAACCACTTTGATTGTTTCCATCATCATTCCATTATCGCTGTTATTTGCATTTTTCTGTCTGAGAATGGCAGGGATGAGCGCCAACTTATTATCATTGGGAGCAGTCGATTTTGGGATTATTATAGACGGCGCCGTCGTAATGGTCGAAGGGTTATTTGTAATGCTCGACCACAAGGCTCACAAATATGGAATGGAACGTTTTAACAAAATGGCAAAAGCAGGTTGGATAAAACAAACCGGAACAGGTTTGGGAAAAGCGATTTTCTTCTCAAAGCTGATTATTATTACGTCACTATTACCAATCTTTTCTTTCCAAAAAGTAGAAGGTAAAATGTTCTCTCCACTAGCATTTACATTAGGATTTGCATTACTTGGTGCATTGATTTTTACACTGACTTTGGTTCCTGTAATGTCTCATTTATTATTAAAGAAAAATGTAAGAGAAAAGAATAATCCATTCGTTAATTTTTGGGATAGAAGTGTGATGAAAGGTTTCAAATTCACTTTTAGAAATAAGAAAATAAGTCTTCTGGTTTCGACTGTAATTCTAGCCATTACATTATTCTCAGCTAAATTCCTTGGAACAGAATTCCTTCCTCAATTGAATGAAGGTTCGCTTTGGATTACCGCAGAAATGCCGATGAGTTCATCGCTTAAAGAATCTTTGAAAACGGCTGACGTTCTCAAAAAAGATATTATGAGTTTCTCAGAAGTCACTGGCGTTCTGGCGCAAACCGGTAGAAGTAATGACGGAACCGACCCGAACGGCTTCGGCTTCGTGCAGTTTGCCGTGAGTCTGAAACCAAGAGACGAATGGAAACGAAAAATCACTTATGATGAACTGGTGGAAGAGATTGATAAAAAGCTGAAGAATTATCAGGGAATCACCTTCAACTATTCTCAACCGATTTCCGATAACGTGGCAGAAGCTGTTGCAGGTTTCAAAGCAGAAAACGGAATCAAAATCTATGGTGATAATCTTCATACACTCGACAGATTAGCGGAAGAAGTTTTGGCTTCTATCAAAAATGTGGAAGGCGTAAAAGAACCTGGAATTATTAAAAATATTGGTCAGCCGGAAATTAGTGTAGTGCTAGACCGAAACAAAATGGCAGCTTATGGCGTTTTACCAGCGGATGCCCAAGCCGTTCTGGAAATGGCTTTTGGTGGGAAAACAGCATCTGAAATGTTTGATGGCGAAAGAAAGTTTCCAATCAGATTGCGTTATGCTGAAGATTACAGAAAGAATGAAGAAGACATCGCTTCTCTGATGGTTCCGACGCAGGACGGCGCCAAGATTCCGTTAAAGGAAATCAGTACGATTGAGAAAGAGAATGGAGCGGCTTTTATTTATCGTGATGATATCAAACGTTACATCGGTGTCAAATTTTCTATACGAGACAGAGATTTGGGAGGAACGATTGCTGATGCTCAGAAGAAAGTGGCTAAAATTAAATTGCCGGATGGTTACTCGATTGGATGGACAGGACAATTTGAAAATCAGCAACGTGCTACGAAGAGATTAGCGCAAGTGGTTCCGATTAGTATTCTAGGGATTTTCTTCCTGTTGTTCATTTTGTTTGGGAATATGAAAGACTCGCTTTTGGTTTTAGCTAATGTTCCTTTTGCTTTGATTGGTGCGATTATCGCACTTCATTTGACGCATATGAATTTCGGAATTTCAGCCGGAGTTGGGATGATTGCCCTGATTGGGATTTGTATCCAGAATGGTGTGATTTTGATTTCGGAATTTCATCAGAATGTGAAGAATGGATTATCGCTCGACACATCCATAATGGAAGGTGTGAAAGTAAGAACCAGACCGGTTGTAATGACTGCTTTGATGGCATCGATTGGTTTGCTTCCTGCCGCATTGTCTACGGGAATCGGGTCGGAATCTCAGAAACCTTTGGCGATTGTGATTATTGGCGGATTAATAACTGCAACCGTTTTGACCCTTCTTATTTTCCCGATTATTTTCTGGATTTTTAACAGAAGAAAGAATGAAGTTATTAGCTAA
- a CDS encoding efflux RND transporter periplasmic adaptor subunit, producing the protein MRKIITSIILSALLLSCSKQEEVKQEETKGFELSNTMLKSTTFAKVEKKFIEDEFSFYGKISADKNKYIDIFPLVGGNVLSVNVELGDYVTKGQVLATIRSTELAEVQKDVSDSKTDLIVAENNLRVAKELYAGKLNTEKDVLEAESEVKKAKDALRRSNDVSTVYNVKKGNIYSVISPINGYIVHKDINKDMELRSDRSENIFDVANTKNVWAIMNVNEADIDKITLGMKAQVSTLSYPDKVFYGQIDKIFKIIDPDTNAMQARVVLDNSQGLLIPDSKATIKVSKSENATALAIPSKAVIFDDNRYFAVVYKSQTDIKVKELKILKQNSETTYVSEGLSEGESIVTNNQLLIYRSLNN; encoded by the coding sequence ATGCGAAAAATTATTACATCAATTATACTTTCAGCACTTTTGCTGTCTTGTTCCAAGCAAGAAGAAGTAAAACAGGAAGAAACAAAAGGTTTTGAATTGAGCAATACTATGCTGAAAAGCACAACTTTTGCAAAGGTTGAAAAGAAATTTATCGAGGACGAATTCAGCTTTTATGGTAAAATCTCCGCTGATAAAAATAAATATATCGACATTTTTCCGTTGGTTGGCGGTAACGTTCTCAGCGTAAATGTGGAATTGGGAGATTATGTGACCAAAGGTCAGGTCTTGGCAACGATTAGAAGTACGGAGTTGGCGGAAGTTCAGAAAGATGTCAGCGATTCCAAAACCGATTTGATAGTTGCAGAAAACAATCTTCGTGTTGCAAAAGAATTGTACGCAGGAAAACTAAACACAGAAAAAGACGTTCTGGAAGCCGAAAGCGAAGTCAAAAAAGCAAAAGATGCATTACGACGTTCCAATGACGTCAGCACGGTTTATAATGTGAAAAAAGGGAATATCTACAGCGTTATTTCGCCTATTAACGGTTATATCGTTCACAAGGACATCAACAAAGATATGGAACTGAGAAGCGACAGAAGTGAGAATATTTTTGATGTTGCGAATACCAAAAATGTTTGGGCCATTATGAACGTCAACGAGGCGGACATTGATAAAATAACCCTTGGAATGAAAGCTCAGGTTTCCACATTGTCTTATCCGGACAAGGTTTTTTATGGACAAATCGATAAGATTTTCAAAATCATAGACCCGGACACCAACGCGATGCAGGCTAGAGTAGTGTTGGACAATTCGCAGGGATTGCTGATTCCCGACAGCAAAGCGACGATAAAAGTTTCCAAATCCGAAAATGCAACAGCCTTGGCAATCCCTTCCAAAGCCGTGATTTTTGATGACAACAGATATTTTGCTGTAGTTTACAAATCGCAGACCGATATCAAGGTTAAAGAACTTAAGATTTTGAAACAGAACTCGGAGACAACTTACGTTTCGGAGGGACTTTCCGAAGGCGAAAGTATCGTAACCAACAATCAATTATTGATTTATCGCTCTTTGAATAACTAA